A single Phragmites australis chromosome 4, lpPhrAust1.1, whole genome shotgun sequence DNA region contains:
- the LOC133914653 gene encoding uncharacterized protein LOC133914653 codes for MGEKRAEENAFVVLTYNRGSNSIGEAAASDKKDSTEKDGAGESKELSLTNNNADEVKKGCENGTEGAADGDVSMVEADDVKECDSGCDKVVGAADLKMADTEHGANIEAVDDAKAANEDINMVEAKIDARNEEVKENGKKEKKEDKIEEKQNDANIQAKDEKMVDKEDACQKEDTEGMSEDSQDAKVTEGEDINMVEANIDARNDKVKENGENEDKTEEKQNDANI; via the exons ATGGGGGAGAAGAGAGCCGAGGAAAATGCCTTCGTCGTTCT CACCTACAATAGAGGATCCAACTCCATTGGCGAAGCTGCTGCTTCAGATAAGAAGGATAGTACCGAGAAGGATGGGGCAGGAGAGAGCAAGGAACTGTCTCTGACTAACAACAATGCTGATGAAGTGAAGAAAGGCTGTGAAAATGGCACAGAGGGCGCAGCAGATGGGGATGTAAGTATGGTGGAGGCTGATGATGTGAAGGAATGCGATTCAGGTTGTGATAAGGTGGTTGGTGCTGCAGATTTAAAAATGGCTGACACAGAGCATGGCGCCAATATTGAAGCTGTGGAT GATGCCAAGGCAGCAAATGAGGACATCAACATGGTTGAAGCAAAGATAGATGCTAGAAATGaagaagtaaaagaaaatgggaaaaaggaaaaaaaggaggaCAAGATTGAAGAGAAGCAAAATGACGCCAATATTCAAGCCAAGGATGAGAAAATGGTTGACAAGGAAGATGCATGTCAAAAGGAAGATACGGAGGGAATGAGTGAAGATAGCCAGGATGCCAAGGTAACAGAAGGTGAGGACATCAACATGGTTGAAGCAAATATAGATGCTAGAAATGATAAGGTAAAAGAAAACGGGGAAAATGAGGACAAGACTGAAGAGAAGCAAAATGATGCCAATATTTAA